One segment of Daphnia magna isolate NIES linkage group LG2, ASM2063170v1.1, whole genome shotgun sequence DNA contains the following:
- the LOC116917673 gene encoding coenzyme Q-binding protein COQ10 homolog A, mitochondrial, protein MSKNFSLPLAVLFRGSKTQLTRKNVISFSRKCIKYQCISTQATGQRHPVHQEKFSSLSTLHREFKATNLLVPNRGFKLSVALQKENKRKDYSEKFLLGYSMEKLFNIVYDVEHYKDFIPYCTSSVVTSHKTPCHLTADLSFGFPPFPVESFTSSFTLTSPTLVKSVCVDRDLFNYMVTIWKFSPGINGNPNTCILDFYLSFEFRSLFHTQLSRMFSDLVVREMITAYTAEAKRRYGTALPIKSYGV, encoded by the exons atgtcgaAAAACTTCTCATTACCTCTAGCTGTCCTTTTTCGTGGTAGTAAAACTCAACTAACCAGGAAAAACgtgatttctttttcgag AAAATGCATTAAATATCAATGCATTTCCACACAAGCTACTGGACAAAGGCATCCTGTCCACCAGGAAAAATTCTCTTCACTAAGTACACTTCACAGAGAATTTAAAGCAACGAACCTACTTGTTCCAAATCGTGGCTTTAAACTATCAGTTGCGCtgcaaaaggaaaacaaaagaaaggattattctgaaaaatttttattagg GTATTCTATGGAGAAACTATTTAATATTGTCTATGACGTTGAGCATTACAAGGATTTTATTCCGTACTGTACAAGTTCAGTAGTCACATCCCACAAAACACCTTGCCATCTGACAGCCGATTTATCATTTGGATTTCCACCTTTTCCAGTAGAAAGTTTTACAAGCAGTTTCACGCTAACTTCACCAACATTGGTGAAGTCAGTATGCGTGGATAGAGATCTGTTCAATTACATGGTGACAATCTGGAAATTCAGTCCTGGAATTAACGGAAACCCTAACACTTGCATCCTTGACTTTTACTTGTCGTTTGAATTCCGTTCGTTATTCCACACGCAACTGTCACGGATGTTCTCAGACCTAGTTGTCAGAGAAATGATTACTGCTTACACAGCAGAGGCAAAAAGACGTTATGGTACTGCATTACCGATAAAATCGTATGGTGtttaa
- the LOC116917672 gene encoding ubiquinone biosynthesis O-methyltransferase, mitochondrial, with translation MLLKRSIIAIRNLPRNYCSKSTLSEDEIQKFSKMANEWWDINGPFNGLHSLNQLRVPFIRNGISSYQKSTIMNATPASLLAGCSILDVGCGGGILSESLGRLGANVTAIDPSEENVAAASLHAQKLKLKNVTYEVNSVENFQTLNPTTLFDAVTASEVIEHVENPEFFIQTCTNLLKPGGSLFITTINRTAASWALAICAAEYALNVVPKGTHDWNKFVTPDELNSFFTKNGCQLRQLHGMAYNPFLNKWHWSRCTSVNYALHATKSVHN, from the exons ATGCTATTAAAACGTTCGATAATAGCAATCCGAAATTTACCCAGAAATTACTGCTCAAAATCAACGTTAAGTGAAGATGAGATACAAAAATTCAGTAAAATGGCAAATGAATGGTGGGATATTAATGGGCCATTTAATGGTTTACATTCGCTGAACCAACTAAG GGTACCTTTTATAAGAAATGGAATATCTTCTTATCAAAAATCAACTATCATGAATGCTACTCCTGCAAGCCTTTTGGCTGGGTGTTCAATCCTAGATGTTGGATGTGGTGGAGGCATTTTAAGTGAAAGTTTAGGTCGTTTGGGTGCAAATGTTACAGCAATTGATCCCAGCGAAGAAAATGTTGCAGCTGCCTCTCTTCATGCACAGAAACTAAAGCTTAAGAATGTTACATATGAAGTCAATTCTGTTGAAAATTTTCAGACCTTGAATCCGACTACTCTTTTTGATGCAGTTACTGCATCAGAAGTTATTGAGCATGTAGAAAATCCTGAATTTTTCATTCAAACCTGCACCAATTTGCTTAAG CCAGGAGGATCTCTATTTATAACAACAATAAATCGAACTGCTGCTTCATGGGCACTCGCCATTTGTGCTGCAGAATATGCCCTCAATGTTGTTCCAAAAGGGACCCATGATTGGAACAAGTTTGTCACTCCAGATGAACTTAATTCCTTCTTTACTAAGA aTGGTTGTCAATTGCGACAGCTTCATGGAATGGCCTACAATCCTTTCTTAAACAAATGGCATTGGTCCAGATGCACCAGTGTCAACTATGCTCTCCACGCTACAAAATCAGTTCACAATTAG
- the LOC116917675 gene encoding putative fatty acyl-CoA reductase CG5065 encodes MSENTNMEQLSIPEFYKGRSVFITGATGFMGKVLVEKLLRSCPDIERIYLLMRPSKGQSVECRLQDLINNQIFDAVRKEQLNVMAKLTAVTGDVTLPGFGLSVSDMHLLIENVSIVFNSAATIKFNEELKDAIEMNVKGPMQLLNICRQMKRLEAFVHVSTAFNNLDREEMKEQVYRSKVDPVKLIQLLDCLDDNVVKKIAPELIGNCPNTYTYTKALAEQLLEEQCGNVPLAIVRPSIVTAALKEPIPGWVDNYNGATGTIAAVGKGFFRIMKINAELVSDIIPVDYPINLMIAAAWHLAIRRPNEVPVYSCTTGHRNPLTWGGLKRFTVDSWLKYPTKDMMWYPSAFYTINDVWFKANQALFHTIPAHLFDMFYTLTGKRSRWVRMYAKATLAFSSLEFFTTHQWRFISNNPIRLLEEMSNQDKKTFYFDVREIDWKSYFETYIQGARRYVLKDDHSTLPLARRNLNRLYMARMFLRLLFFFSVFTVLLRTFKPFLLPAICLQTAIFLLAEFLSV; translated from the exons ATGTCAGAAAATACAAACATGGAACAACTGAGTATACCTGAGTTTTATAAAGGCCGTTCGGTCTTTATCACCGGTGCGACGGGTTTTATGGGTAAAGTGCTAGTGGAGAAGCTTTTACGATCTTGTCCTGACATTGAGCGTATTTACCTATTAATGAGACCGTCGAAGGGCCAGAGTGTCGAATGTCGCTTGCAGGATCTGATCAACAACCAG ATATTCGATGCGGTCAGGAAAGAGCAATTGAATGTTATGGCAAAACTTACGGCTGTGACGGGTGACGTGACGCTTCCTGGATTCGGATTATCGGTCTCTGATATGCACCTCTTAATTGAAAACGTTTCTATTGTCTTCAATTCCGCGGCAACtatcaaattcaatgaagagCTCAAGGATGCCATCGAAATGAATGTGAAAGGACCCATGCAACTATTGAACATTTGCCGTCAAATGAAGCGTCTCGAG GCTTTCGTCCACGTATCCACGGCTTTTAACAATTTGGACCGGGAGGAAATGAAAGAACAGGTGTATCGCTCCAAAGTTGATCCTGTCAAATTAATTCAATTGCTTGACTGCCTCGACGATAACGTAGTAAAAAAGATTGCGCCAGA ACTAATAGGAAATTGCCCCAATACATATACTTACACCAAAGCCTTGGCCGAGCAGCTGCTAGAGGAACAATGTGGGAACGTTCCATTGGCAATCGTGAGGCCATCCATCGTTACCGCAGCTCTCAAGGAACCTATTCCAGGCTGGGTTGACAATTACAACGGGGCAACAg GAACAATAGCCGCCGTTGGGAAAGGATTCTTTCGTATCATGAAGATTAACGCAGAACTAGTCAGTGACATCATCCCCGTTGATTACCCAATCAATTTGATGATTGCTGCAGCCTGGCATTTAGCCATTCGTag ACCAAACGAAGTGCCTGTCTATAGTTGTACCACTGGCCATCGAAACCCACTCACCTGGGGCGGTTTGAAACGTTTTACTGTAGACTCTTGGTTGAAATATCCTACCAAAGATATGATGTGGTATCCCAGCGCTTTTTACACAATCAACGACGTCTGGTTCAAAGCCAATCAAGCCCTGTTTCACACTATCCCAGCCCATTTGTTTGACATGTTTTACACCTTGACCGGTAAACGCAGTCGTTGG GTTCGAATGTACGCTAAAGCAACTCTtgccttttcttctttggaGTTTTTTACGACACATCAGTGGCGATTCATCAGTAACAATCCCATTCGTCTACTGGAAGAGATGTCAAATCAAgacaagaaaacattttattttgacGTCCGCGAAATTGATTGGAAAAGTTACTTTGAAACTTACATACAGGGAGCTCGACGTTACGTCCTTAAAGATGATCACAGTACTTTGCCACTTGCAAGACGCAACCTCAACCG GTTGTACATGGCACGAATGTTTCTACGTCTCCTGTTTTTCTTTAGTGTTTTCACAGTACTGTTGCGCACTTTCAAGCCATTTTTACTTCCAGCTATCTGTCTGCAAACTGCCATTTTCCTATTAGCCGAGTTTTTGTCAGTGTAA